The following coding sequences lie in one Apium graveolens cultivar Ventura chromosome 3, ASM990537v1, whole genome shotgun sequence genomic window:
- the LOC141711052 gene encoding uncharacterized protein LOC141711052 encodes MAWYADISRMRVGKPDPHPQQQYKTMELYDSLEGYEVMVVGLNMLKQLDARVPPEFVEEFGRISGTFLTPFSRLMKKIKELAYRSPIFQNIKPDFIAPSADDFDIPVIPSQDVVDMTQPSQHVSQPPQTIASSSRPAKLASRRMKEEKWSITKTLSMKKKNAIYSH; translated from the exons ATGGCGTGGTACGCTGATATATCTCGTATGCGAGTAGGGAAGCCGGATCCACATCCTCAACAACAGTACAAGACGATGGAATTGTATGATAGCCTCGAGGGATATGAAGTT ATGGTTGTCGGGCTTAATATGTTGAAGCAGCTGGATGCTAGGGTTCCTCCAGAGTTTGTGGAGGAGTTTGGGAGGATTTCTGGTACCTTCCTCACACCATTCTCCCGGTTAATGAAGAAGATCAAAGAACTCGCCTATAGATCTCCCATATTTCAGAACATAAAACCAGATTTCATTGCACCTTCGGCTGACGACTTTGACATTCCAGTCATTCCTTCCCAGGATGTCGTTGACATGACACAGCCATCCCAGCATGTGTCTCAACCACCCCAGACTATTGCCTCATCCAGTAGACCCGCGAAACTTGCATCCCGCAGGATGAAAGAAGAGAAGTGGAGTATCACTAAGACTCTCAGCATGAAAAAGAAGAATGCGATATACTCACATTAG
- the LOC141714994 gene encoding protein FAR1-RELATED SEQUENCE 5-like, which translates to MNVIVNIHGGNDKVGFNVQHVRNVLKGERKKRFKIRDAQAGLDLLHRFIEGSGYKYFIRTEVDEENHLKCLVWIDSRCIMAYQNFGDVVAFDTTYRTNRYAMPFVPFTGVNHHYQSVIFGFALMRDEYASTFGWIIRTWLEGVGNKPPLTIITDQDQAMESAIAVLLPNTTHLLCSWHISQKIPEKLGHYYSAFQEFKTDFNHCIYKSLTECIFEARWASFVEKYHLQEHKWLNGLYELKRKWILAYTRNTFSAFQISTSTSEGMNSFFDKYVSSATGLKEFIENAQKALARQFMRAKEEDYVTINQKRPMKMHTTLEYHASCIYTKKMFRRFQDELVESSKYFVEKDRRASEEGEIMWDVYTYYSFYRPMSESTRRNVYFVAFEKVSFLGMCTCRMFEHSGYLVDTYWRSSLRNGFRKFPYIT; encoded by the coding sequence ATGAATGTGATTGTTAACATTCATGGAGGTAATGATAAAGTTGGTTTCAATGTACAACATGTTAGGAATGTGTTAAAAGGCGAGAGGAAGAAAAGGTTTAAGATTAGAGATGCCCAAGCGGGGTTGGACTTGTTGCATAGGTTCATTGAAGGAAGTggttataaatattttattaggacCGAAGTTGATGAAGAGAATCATTTGAAGTGTCTAGTATGGATTGATTCGAGATGTATAATGGCCTACCAAAATTTTGGCGATGTTGTGGCTTTTGATACCACTTATCGGACAAATAGATATGCAATGCCATTTGTCCCATTTACCGGAGTCAATCATCATTATCAATCGGTTATTTTCGGGTTTGCATTGATGCGGGATGAATACGCGTCTACTTTTGGGTGGATTATTCGTACTTGGCTTGAAGGTGTGGGGAATAAGCCTCCATTGACTATAATCACGGATCAAGATCAAGCCATGGAAAGCGCTATTGCGGTTCTACTCCCGAATACTACCCATTTATTATGTTCTTGGCACATTAGCCAAAAAATCCCCGAGAAATTAGGTCATTATTATTCGGCTTTTCAGGAATTCAAGACGGACTTCAACCATTGTATTTATAAATCTCTCACCGAATGTATTTTTGAGGCTAGATGGGCGTCGTTTGTGGAAAAGTATCACTTGCAAGAGCATAAATGGTTAAATGGGTTATATGAGTTGAAGCGCAAGTGGATTCTTGCATATACTAGAAACACATTTTCAGCGTTTCAAATTAGTACATCGACGAGTGAGGGGATGAATTCTTTCTTTGATAAGTATGTGAGTTCGGCAACGGGTTTGAAGGAATTCATTGAAAATGCCCAAAAAGCATTGGCAAGGCAATTCATGAGGGCAAAGGAAGAAGATTATGTCACCATTAATCAAAAACGTCCCATGAAAATGCATACCACATTGGAGTATCATGCTTCTTGTATTTACACTAAGAAAATGTTTAGAAGATTTCAAGATGAATTGGTTGAGTCTTCAAAATACTTTGTTGAAAAAGATCGACGAGCTAGTGAAGAAGGGGAGATAATGTGGGATGTTTATACGTACTATAGTTTTTATAGGCCCATGTCCGAATCTACGAGAAGAAATGTTTATTTTGTGGCATTCGAGAAAGTAAGCTTTTTGGGAATGTGTACGTGTAGAATGTTTGAACATTCGGGCTACCTTGTAGACACCTATTGGCGGTCTTCACTAAGAAACGGGTTTCGGAAATTCCCATATATTACATAA